The following proteins are encoded in a genomic region of Arvicanthis niloticus isolate mArvNil1 chromosome 21, mArvNil1.pat.X, whole genome shotgun sequence:
- the Zic4 gene encoding zinc finger protein ZIC 4 isoform X4, producing MKYKTSLVVRKRLRLYRNTLKESSSSCGHHGPQLAAASNPSVFPGLHEQPPQASHSRPLNGLLRLGIPGDMYARSEPFAPGPMARSDTLATAAALHGYGGMNLTMNLTAPHGPGAFFRYMRQPIKQELICKWLGDDSPISPRPCSKTFSTMHELVTHVTVEHVGGPEQANHICFWEECPRQGKPFKAKYKLVNHIRVHTGEKPFPCPFPGCGKVFARSENLKIHKRTHTGEKPFRCEFEGCERRFANSSDRKKHSHVHTSDKPYMCKVRGCDKCYTHPSSLRKHMKVHGRSPPPSSGYDSAITSALTSPSLESGREPSVACSAAVVVRGTDVSE from the exons GTAGCAGCTGTGGACACCATGGGCCCCAGCTCGCCGCTGCTTCGAATCCCTCGGTGTTTCCGGGCCTTCATGAGCAGCCACCTCAGGCCTCCCACAGCCGTCCTTTGAACGGACTCCTGCGTCTGGGGATCCCTGGAGACATGTATGCGAGGTCGGAACCTTTTGCACCAGGGCCTATGGCCCGCAGCGACACTCTGGCAACAGCAGCAGCCCTGCACGGTTATGGCGGCATGAACCTGACCATGAACCTCACCGCACCCCATGGCCCTGGAGCCTTTTTCCGCTATATGCGCCAGCCCATCAAACAGGAGCTCATCTGCAAATGGCTGGGGGATGACAGCCCGATATCCCCGCGCCCCTGCTCCAAAACTTTCAGCACCATGCACGAGCTGGTCACGCATGTCACCGTGGAGCACGTCGGTGGCCCAGAGCAGGCTAACCACATTTGCTTCTGGGAGGAGTGTCCACGACAGGGCAAGCCCTTCAAAGCCAAATACAAACTTGTAAATCACATCCGCGTGCACACGGGCGAGAAGCCCTTCCCTTGTCCTTTCCCAGGGTGTGGGAAGGTCTTTGCTAGATCAGAAAATCTCAAAATACACAAACGAACACATACAG GCGAGAAACCTTTCAGATGTGAGTTCGAGGGCTGTGAGCGGCGTTTCGCCAACAGCAGCGACCGCAAGAAGCATTCGCACGTGCACACCAGCGACAAGCCTTATATGTGCAAGGTGCGCGGGTGTGACAAGTGCTACACGCACCCCAGCTCTCTGCGAAAGCACATGAAAGTTCATGGTCGCTCGCCGCCACCCAGCTCTGGCTACGACTCAGCTATAACGTCTGCTCTCACGTCGCCCTCGTTAGAAAGCGGCCGTGAGCCCTCAGTGGCTTGCTCTGCGGCGGTGGTTGTGCGTGGCACAGACGTGAGCGAATG A
- the Zic4 gene encoding zinc finger protein ZIC 4 isoform X2 — MQAQTQKMKYKTSLVVRKRLRLYRNTLKESSSSCGHHGPQLAAASNPSVFPGLHEQPPQASHSRPLNGLLRLGIPGDMYARSEPFAPGPMARSDTLATAAALHGYGGMNLTMNLTAPHGPGAFFRYMRQPIKQELICKWLGDDSPISPRPCSKTFSTMHELVTHVTVEHVGGPEQANHICFWEECPRQGKPFKAKYKLVNHIRVHTGEKPFPCPFPGCGKVFARSENLKIHKRTHTGEKPFRCEFEGCERRFANSSDRKKHSHVHTSDKPYMCKVRGCDKCYTHPSSLRKHMKVHGRSPPPSSGYDSAITSALTSPSLESGREPSVACSAAVVVRGTDVSE, encoded by the exons GTAGCAGCTGTGGACACCATGGGCCCCAGCTCGCCGCTGCTTCGAATCCCTCGGTGTTTCCGGGCCTTCATGAGCAGCCACCTCAGGCCTCCCACAGCCGTCCTTTGAACGGACTCCTGCGTCTGGGGATCCCTGGAGACATGTATGCGAGGTCGGAACCTTTTGCACCAGGGCCTATGGCCCGCAGCGACACTCTGGCAACAGCAGCAGCCCTGCACGGTTATGGCGGCATGAACCTGACCATGAACCTCACCGCACCCCATGGCCCTGGAGCCTTTTTCCGCTATATGCGCCAGCCCATCAAACAGGAGCTCATCTGCAAATGGCTGGGGGATGACAGCCCGATATCCCCGCGCCCCTGCTCCAAAACTTTCAGCACCATGCACGAGCTGGTCACGCATGTCACCGTGGAGCACGTCGGTGGCCCAGAGCAGGCTAACCACATTTGCTTCTGGGAGGAGTGTCCACGACAGGGCAAGCCCTTCAAAGCCAAATACAAACTTGTAAATCACATCCGCGTGCACACGGGCGAGAAGCCCTTCCCTTGTCCTTTCCCAGGGTGTGGGAAGGTCTTTGCTAGATCAGAAAATCTCAAAATACACAAACGAACACATACAG GCGAGAAACCTTTCAGATGTGAGTTCGAGGGCTGTGAGCGGCGTTTCGCCAACAGCAGCGACCGCAAGAAGCATTCGCACGTGCACACCAGCGACAAGCCTTATATGTGCAAGGTGCGCGGGTGTGACAAGTGCTACACGCACCCCAGCTCTCTGCGAAAGCACATGAAAGTTCATGGTCGCTCGCCGCCACCCAGCTCTGGCTACGACTCAGCTATAACGTCTGCTCTCACGTCGCCCTCGTTAGAAAGCGGCCGTGAGCCCTCAGTGGCTTGCTCTGCGGCGGTGGTTGTGCGTGGCACAGACGTGAGCGAATG A
- the Zic4 gene encoding zinc finger protein ZIC 4 isoform X3, protein MAQTQKMKYKTSLVVRKRLRLYRNTLKESSSSCGHHGPQLAAASNPSVFPGLHEQPPQASHSRPLNGLLRLGIPGDMYARSEPFAPGPMARSDTLATAAALHGYGGMNLTMNLTAPHGPGAFFRYMRQPIKQELICKWLGDDSPISPRPCSKTFSTMHELVTHVTVEHVGGPEQANHICFWEECPRQGKPFKAKYKLVNHIRVHTGEKPFPCPFPGCGKVFARSENLKIHKRTHTGEKPFRCEFEGCERRFANSSDRKKHSHVHTSDKPYMCKVRGCDKCYTHPSSLRKHMKVHGRSPPPSSGYDSAITSALTSPSLESGREPSVACSAAVVVRGTDVSE, encoded by the exons GTAGCAGCTGTGGACACCATGGGCCCCAGCTCGCCGCTGCTTCGAATCCCTCGGTGTTTCCGGGCCTTCATGAGCAGCCACCTCAGGCCTCCCACAGCCGTCCTTTGAACGGACTCCTGCGTCTGGGGATCCCTGGAGACATGTATGCGAGGTCGGAACCTTTTGCACCAGGGCCTATGGCCCGCAGCGACACTCTGGCAACAGCAGCAGCCCTGCACGGTTATGGCGGCATGAACCTGACCATGAACCTCACCGCACCCCATGGCCCTGGAGCCTTTTTCCGCTATATGCGCCAGCCCATCAAACAGGAGCTCATCTGCAAATGGCTGGGGGATGACAGCCCGATATCCCCGCGCCCCTGCTCCAAAACTTTCAGCACCATGCACGAGCTGGTCACGCATGTCACCGTGGAGCACGTCGGTGGCCCAGAGCAGGCTAACCACATTTGCTTCTGGGAGGAGTGTCCACGACAGGGCAAGCCCTTCAAAGCCAAATACAAACTTGTAAATCACATCCGCGTGCACACGGGCGAGAAGCCCTTCCCTTGTCCTTTCCCAGGGTGTGGGAAGGTCTTTGCTAGATCAGAAAATCTCAAAATACACAAACGAACACATACAG GCGAGAAACCTTTCAGATGTGAGTTCGAGGGCTGTGAGCGGCGTTTCGCCAACAGCAGCGACCGCAAGAAGCATTCGCACGTGCACACCAGCGACAAGCCTTATATGTGCAAGGTGCGCGGGTGTGACAAGTGCTACACGCACCCCAGCTCTCTGCGAAAGCACATGAAAGTTCATGGTCGCTCGCCGCCACCCAGCTCTGGCTACGACTCAGCTATAACGTCTGCTCTCACGTCGCCCTCGTTAGAAAGCGGCCGTGAGCCCTCAGTGGCTTGCTCTGCGGCGGTGGTTGTGCGTGGCACAGACGTGAGCGAATG A